Proteins from one Nakamurella multipartita DSM 44233 genomic window:
- a CDS encoding CDP-alcohol phosphatidyltransferase family protein yields MTSMGYRESLYRLKSRQKPGKGAPAYSRFVNRRLGRYLAAAAYQAGLTPNAVTAASALCSFAAIAVLALMPPSIPLAIAVTAGLVLGYALDSADGQLARLRGGGSRSGEWLDHMVDAVKISSLHLAVLIFLFRSAAVPGTGWLLVPIGFTVVAAVSFFGMILNDQLRRTSGLASGQDAVADPSRSASTVRSLLVIPTDYGVLCLIFALLAWPVAFFAAYALLFAGSAGYLFLASIKWYRDMRALDGRTVDGAAG; encoded by the coding sequence ATGACCTCGATGGGTTACCGAGAATCGCTCTACCGGTTGAAGTCTCGGCAGAAGCCGGGTAAGGGCGCGCCGGCCTACTCACGATTTGTCAACCGCCGGCTGGGCCGCTACCTGGCCGCCGCGGCGTATCAGGCCGGCCTGACCCCCAATGCGGTGACCGCCGCATCCGCGCTGTGCTCGTTCGCGGCCATCGCTGTCCTGGCGCTGATGCCGCCGTCCATCCCGCTCGCGATCGCGGTCACCGCCGGACTCGTGCTGGGCTATGCGCTGGACTCGGCCGACGGTCAGCTGGCCCGGCTCCGCGGCGGCGGGTCGCGGTCGGGGGAGTGGCTCGACCACATGGTCGACGCGGTCAAGATCTCCAGCCTGCACCTGGCCGTCCTGATCTTCCTGTTCCGCTCGGCCGCGGTGCCCGGAACCGGCTGGCTGCTGGTGCCGATCGGGTTCACCGTGGTCGCCGCCGTGTCGTTCTTCGGCATGATCCTCAACGACCAGCTCCGCCGGACCAGCGGACTGGCCTCGGGCCAGGACGCCGTCGCCGACCCGAGCCGGTCGGCCTCCACTGTTCGTTCGCTGCTGGTCATCCCGACCGATTACGGCGTTCTGTGCCTGATCTTCGCGCTGCTGGCCTGGCCGGTCGCCTTCTTCGCCGCCTACGCGCTACTGTTCGCCGGCAGCGCCGGCTACCTGTTCCTGGCCAGCATCAAGTGGTATCGCGACATGCGGGCCCTGGATG